A genome region from Deinococcus reticulitermitis includes the following:
- the paaD gene encoding 1,2-phenylacetyl-CoA epoxidase subunit PaaD, producing the protein MIRTVSAQHVWDALKAVPDPEIPVVSIVDMGMVRDVVVESGRVQVTFTPTFSGCPALHVIRQSIEDAVQDLGVRDVEVLSTLTPPWTTDWITPAARERLREYGIAPPGPADEGGLIQLDTEPVRCPRCGSLDVRLTASFGPTLCKRLHVCNACKEPFESFKSV; encoded by the coding sequence ATGATCCGAACCGTCAGCGCTCAGCACGTCTGGGACGCCCTGAAGGCTGTTCCCGATCCGGAGATTCCGGTCGTTTCCATTGTGGATATGGGCATGGTCCGTGACGTGGTGGTGGAAAGCGGGCGGGTCCAGGTCACCTTCACGCCTACCTTCAGCGGCTGCCCGGCCCTGCACGTGATTCGCCAGAGCATCGAGGACGCCGTACAGGACCTGGGCGTCCGGGATGTGGAGGTGCTCAGCACCCTCACGCCGCCCTGGACCACCGACTGGATCACCCCCGCCGCCCGCGAACGCCTGCGCGAGTACGGCATCGCGCCTCCCGGCCCTGCCGACGAGGGCGGCCTGATTCAGCTTGACACCGAACCTGTTCGCTGCCCGCGCTGCGGCTCTCTCGACGTGCGCCTGACCGCGAGCTTCGGGCCGACGCTGTGCAAGCGTCTGCACGTCTGCAACGCCTGCAAGGAGCCGTTCGAGAGTTTCAAGAGCGTGTAA